In Pseudomonas sp. PDNC002, the DNA window ACCAGACTAGACTGCGGCGATTCCCACGGAGGTCGATCCATGTCCGAGACCCTGCTCAGCTCCCGCAACCTCGCTTTCGAACTCTACGAAGTGCTCGACGCCGAGGCCCTGACCCAGCGCGAACGCTTCGCCGACCACAACCGCGAGACCTTCGATGCGGCCCTGTCCACGGCGCGCGGCATCGCCGAAGAACTGTTCGCCCCGCACAACCGCAAGAACGACGAGAACGAACCGCAGTACGTCGACGGCGGCGCGGTGCTGATCCCGGAAGTGAAACCGGCGGTCGATGCGTTCAACGAAGCCGGTTTCCAGAACGCCTCGCGCAGCTTCGAACAGGGGGGCATGCAGTTGCCGCACCTGCTGTCGCGCGCCTGCTTCGCGCACTTCCAGTCGGCCAACATCGCCACTTCGTCCTATCCAATGCTGAGCATGGGCGCCAGCCACCTGATCGAGACCTTCGGCAGCGACGAGCAGAAGCGTCTGTTCCTCCAGCCGATGATCGAGGCGCGCTACTTCGGCACCATGGCGTTGACCGAGCCCCACGCCGGCTCGTCCCTGGCGGACATCCGCACCCGCGCCGAACCGGCCGCCGACGGCAGCTACCGGATCAAGGGCAACAAGATCTTCATCTCCGGCGGCGACCACCCGCTGTCGGACAACATCGTGCACATGGTCCTGGCCAAGCTGCCGGATGCCCCGCCCGGCGTGAAGGGCATCAGCCTGTTCATCGTGCCGAAGTTCCTGGTCAACGACGATGGCTCCCTCGGCGCACGCAACGACGTGACCCTGGCCGGCCTGTTCCACAAGATGGGCTGGCGCGGCACCACCTCCACCGCACTGAACTTCGGTGACAACGGCGAGTGCGTCGGCTACCTCGTCGGCAAGCCGCACCACGGCCTGGCCTACATGTTCCAGATGATGAACGAGGCGCGCATCGGCGTCGGCATGGGCGCGATCATGCTCGGCTACGCCGGCTACCTGTACTCCCTGGAATACGCCCGCGAACGTCCGCAAGGCCGCCCGGTGGACGCCAAGGACCCGACCTCGGCGCCGGTGTCCATCGTCCAGCACACCGACGTCAAGCGCATGCTGTTGACCCAGAAGGCCTACGTCGAGGGCGCCTTCGACCTCGGCCTGTACGCCTCGCGCCTGGTCGACGACTGCGAAACCCTGCCCACAGAGGAAGAGCGCAAGCAGGCCCACGAGCTGCTCGACCTGCTCACCCCGATCGTCAAATCCTGGCCCTCGGAGTTCTGCCTGAAGGCCAACGAACTGGCGATCCAGATCCTTGGCGGCCACGGCTACACCCGTGAATATCCGGTGGAGCAGTACTACCGCGACAACCGCCTGAACCCGATCCACGAAGGCACCCACGGCATCCAGTCGCTGGACCTGCTCGGCCGCAAGCTGGCGCAGAACAACGGCGCCGGCCTCAAGCAACTGACCCGCCTGATCAACCAGGCCTGCGAGCGCGCCCAGGCACACGCCTCGCTGGACAAGCTGCGCGAGCCGTTGGAGCAGTTGATGGCACGCCTCTCGGCGACCACCCTGAGCCTGCTCGGCGACCTGATGCAGGGCCGCGTGGCCCAGGGCCTGGCCAACTCCGCGCTGTACCTGAAGGTCTTCGGCCACGCCGTGATCGGCTGGCGCTGGCTGGAGCAGGCGATTCGCGCCGAGGAAGGCCTGGCGCGCGGCAACGCTGCCGACACGGACTTCTACCGCGGCAAGCTGCAGGCCGCGCGCTACTTCCTGACCTGGGAAGTGCCGTCCTGCCACCACGACCTGGCCCTGCTCGAAGCCCGCGACGACACCTGTTCCACCATGCAGGACGCCTGGTTCTAAGCGTCCCGTATGTCCCTTTCGCCCCGGTCACGTCCGGGGCTTTTTTATGCCTGGTAGAAAGGCGATGAAAATCCAGGAAGAGTCCGACACAGGCTGCCAACTCCGCCGATGGAGCACATCCAGGCAATGCCCTTGAATGACGCCCGCGCAACCTTGGCCATTCGACAGCATGCCCAGATACCCATTGATCTCCCGCTGGTACCTCCAGCCCTTCCGCCTGAAGGTCCTACTGCCGTTGCTCGCTATCGCCACGGCGCTGACCTGCACTACCCGCCTGGTACAACCACGCTCCTCCGACGCGCCAGCCGGTGACAGCGCGTCCAGGGCCCTTTCGCCATTGATGAGCAGCACCCCGATCTACGTCGAGCCCGGAGACGAAGCGTTGCGCCACGCCAACGACTACCTCACGGCCATCGACAAGGCCGGCGCCGACGGCCAGGCCGTCCTGCGCGGCGGCGATAACCAGTCCATCCTGTCGCAGGCTCGCTACTTCAACGCACTGGTCAATTCCGGCTACGCACAGTTCGGTTCGTCCTATTACGAGCCGCTGGGCAGCTGCGGCGTCGCCGGCAGTTCCGCCAGGCACCTCTGGCATGTGCGCCTGCGTGCCATGAACGGGCAAGATCACAACGACCTGCACAGCGAACTGTCCCAGGCCAGCGCCATCCTGCAAAGTGACCGCGTGGCCTGCCTGCAGGCGGCCAGCGAAGGGGCGGAAAATACCTCCCGATGGGCGCCAGCGCTGCTCTCCTTCAGCGATGCGGCACCTCGCTGGCAGCTTGCCCTTCCGTGGCCCCAGTAGACTGTAGAGCAGGCCTCAACAAACCTTTGACAGCCTTGTAAATCCGCAGGTTAGAATCGATTGGCATGCGGCCTGCATCCGATTCCACGTAGCGTCGCCACTCCCCTACTTCCCAGGAGATCGACACTTTGGATGCCGTGGCCATCAACAGCTATTTCCTGATCGCTGCTGTGCTGATCGGCATGAGCATCCTGGTCAGCTCGCTGTCCTCGCGCCTGGGCATCCCGATCCTCGTCATCTTCCTCGCCGTCGGCATGATCGCGGGCACCGACGGCCCCGGCGGCATCGGTTTCTCCAACTATCCCATGGCCTACCTGGTGGGCAACCTGGCGCTGGCCGTGATCCTGCTGGACGGCGGCTTGCGCACGCGGGTGTCGAGCTTCCGCGTGGCGCTGTGGCCTGCGCTATCGCTGGCTACCGCCGGCGTGCTGATCACCGCAGGGCTGACCGGTGTCGCCGCCGCCTGGCTGTTCAAGCTGAGCTGGATGGAAGGCCTGCTGATCGGTGCCATCGTCGGCTCCACCGATGCCGCGGCGGTGTTCTCCCTGCTCGGCGGCAAAGGCCTGAACGAACGGGTCACCGCCACCCTGGAAATCGAGTCGGGCAGCAACGACCCCATGGCGGTGTTCCTCACCGTCACCCTGATCGACATGCTCGCCCACGGCGAAAGCGGCTTGTCCTGGAGCTTCCTCTGGCACTTCCTGCGCGAGTTCGGCATCGGCTCCGTGCTCGGCCTGGGCGGTGGCTGGCTGCTGCTGCAGGTAATCAACCGCATCCACCTGGCCAACGGGCTGTACCCGCTGCTCGCCATCAGTGGCGGCCTGCTGATCTTCGCCGTGGCCAACGCCGTGCACGGCAGCGGCATCCTCGCCATCTACCTGTGCGGCCTGGTGCTGGGCAACCAGCCGATCCGCTCGCGCCACGGCATCATGCACATGCTCGACGGCATGGCGTGGCTGGCGCAGATCGGCATGTTCCTGGTGCTGGGCCTGTTGGTCACGCCCCACGACCTCTGGCCCATCGCCCTGCCCGCCCTGGGCCTGGCGCTGTGGATGATCCTCTTCGCCCGCCCGCTGTCGGTGCTGGTCGGCCTGTTCCCGTTCCGCGCCTTCCATGGCCGCGAGAAGGCTTTCATCGCCTGGGTCGGCCTGCGCGGCGCGGTCCCGATCATTCTGGCGGTGTTCCCGCTGATGGCCGGGCTGCCCAACGCCCAGCTGTTCTTCAACGTGGCCTTCTTCATCGTGCTGGTCTCGTTGCTGGTACAGGGCACCAGCCTGCCCTGGGCCGCCAAGCTGCTGCGCGTGGTAGTGCCGCCGGACCCGGCGCCGATCTCCCGCGCCGGCCTGGAAGTCCACCCGACCAGCGAGTGGGAGCTGTTCGTCTACCACCTGAGCAAGGAAAAGTGGTGCATCGGCGCCGCCCTGCGCGAGCTGAAGATGCCCGAAGGCACCCGCATCGCCGCACTGTTCCGGGGCACCCAACTGCTCCACCCGTCCGGTAGTACCATCCTCGAAGCCGACGACATCCTCTGCGTGATCGGCCACGAGCACGACCTCTCGCCGCTGGGCAAACTGTTCAGCCAGGCGCCGGATCGCGGGCTGAGCGCGCGCTTCTTCGGCGACTTCGTCCTCGAAGGCGATGCCCAACTCGCTGCCGTGGCCTCGCTCTACGGCCTCAAGCTCGAAGGCGTGGACGGCGAGCAGAACCTGGGCCGCTTCATCGCCCACGAGATCGGCGGCCAGGCGATCATCGGCGACCAGGTGGAATGGAACGGTCTGACCTGGACCGTCGCTGCCCTGGACGGGAACAAGATCCGCAAGGTCGGGGTCAAATTCCCGGAAGGCCGTCCCGGCCCCGGTCTGTTCCTCTGACCGCCTACCGGTGCCCGCTTGCGGGCGCCGGCCCGCCAGCACTACCCTCTGCCCACTTTCCGCACGAGCCGCCGCCCGCGACCATGTCATTCCTGCTGCGTACCTTTCTGACCGCCGTCCTGCTGGGCGGCACCTTCATCGGCCTGCCTGTGCTGGCCGCCGACATGACTCCGCCAAGCGCCGAAAAGGTGCAACAGAGCCTGGACAGCCTCGCCGACCGCAAGTTGGCCGATGCCGAGGCCAAGCCGATCAAGGCCAGTCTGGAAAACACCTTGAAGCTTCTGGCGGCCAAGGCCGACAGCGAGAAACAGCTGAGCGAGCTCAAGGGCCGCCTGGCCGATGCTCCCAAGCTGATCAACGAGAACCAGAAGGCGCTCAGCCGCCTCAAGGGCAGCAGCGACAAGCCCGCCACCCAACGCTACAAGGACTCCAGCACCACCCAGCTGGAAATGCTCCTCAACGAGCAGTCCACCCAGCTCGCCGCCTGGCAGAAGGAGATGGTCGACGCCAAGAGCGACATCCTCACCGCGCAGACCCGTCCGGAGCGAGCCCAGGCCGACCTGAGCAAGAACCAGACACGCCTGCTGGAAATCACCGGCCTGATCAAGGCCGGAAAGGAAGGCGCCAAGCCGATCGCCGACGAACGCCGTAACGAGCTGCTGGCCGAACAGGCCATGCTCATCTCGCAGAACCTCCTGCTGCGCCAGCAACTGGCCGGCAACAACCTGCTGCTCGATCTCGCCTCCAGTCAGCGCGACCTACTGGCCGAGCGGATCGGCCGCGAGGAGCGCGAAACCCTCGAACTGCAGGCAATGATCAGCGACAAACGGCGCGAGCAGTCGGAGAAAACCGTCGCCGAGCTGTCCAAGGACAGCCAGGCCGCCGGCACCGACAGCCTGCTGAGCCAGCAGAGCGCCGCCAACCTCAAGCTCTCCGACTACCTGCTGCGCACCACCGACCGCCTCAACACGCTCACCCGGCGCAACCTGGAAGCCAAGCAGCAACTGGACAACCTGACCCAGGGCGAACAGGCCCTGGACGAGCAGATCAACGTCCTGCGCGGCAGCCTGCTGCTGTCGAAGATCCTCTACCAGCAGAAGCAATCGCTGCCGGTGATCAAGACCGACCAGGATCTCGCCGACGAAATCGCCGACCTGCGCCTGTACCAGTTCGAGCTGAACCAGAAGCGCGACGAGATCAACAACACCCAGGTCTACCTCGACAACCTGCTGGCCCAGCAACCGCAGGAAAGCGTCACGCCGCAGTTGCGCCACGACCTCGGCGAGCTGGTCGACACCCGCCTGGAGCTGATGGAGCGCCTCAACCATGAGTTGAACGCGCTGCTCAACGAAGCCATCACCCTGCAGCTGAACCAGAAGCAGCTCAAGGGAACCAGTGACAGCCTGCGCGCCACCCTCGACGAGCAGATGTTCTGGATTCCCAGCAACCGCCCGCTGGACCTGTCCTGGTTCAAGATGACCCCGCAGCTCCTGCACCACCAGCTGTCCGAAGTGCCGTGGGGTTCGGGCGTGAAGGAGCTGGGCGAAGGCCTGATCGACCGGCCGTTCCTGTTCCTGCCGCTGCTCCTGCTGGTCGCCGGCCTGCTGTGGAAGCGCAAGTTCCTCTACGACAAACTCGAATCGCTGAACGACGACATCGGCCACTTCAAGCGTGACAGCCAGGCGCACACCCCGCTCGCCCTGCTGCTGGCCGTGCTGCTGGCCTTGCCCGGCACCCTCGCGCTGGCCATCGGCGGCCTCGCCCTGCTGCTCGACGCCCGCGGCCAGAACGCCACCCTGGGCAGCGCGCTGCTGGAAATGGCGCAAGTCTGGCTGGTGTTCTACACCGCCCACCGCATCCTGCGCCCCGGCGGCATCGCCGAGCGGCACTTCCACTGGAGCCAGGCGCAGGTGCAATTCCTCGGCAAGCTGATGCGCCGACTGGGCCTGGTGGTGATGTCGCTGGTCGCAGTGGTCACCGTCGCCGAGCACCAGCCGGCATCCCTGGCTGACGACGTGATCGGCATCGCCGTGGTGCTGTTCGGTTACGGCGCCATGACCTGGCTGCTCGCCCAACTACTGTTCAACAGCCCCTCCAGCGAGCGTCCGTCGATGATCAAGATGATCGTCGGCCTGGGCTTCACCGCCCTGCCGGTGGCGCTGTTCCTCGCCGTGGGCTTCGGCTACTACTACACCGCGCTCAAGCTCACCGACCGGCTGATCGACACCCTGTTCCTGCTGATGTTCTGGATGGTGGTGGAAGCCACCTTCGTCCGCGGCATGGGCGTCGCCGCCCGTCGCCTGGCATACCAGCGCGCACTGTCGAAGCGCCAGAACGCGCCCAAGGAAGGCATCGAAGGCGCCGAAGTCGTTGTGGAAGAACCGACCCTGGGCATCGAGCAGATCAACGAACAGTCGATGCGCCTGATCCGCCTGGGCCTGCTGATCGGCTTCGTGGTCACCCTGTACTGGGTCTGGGCCGACCTGATCAGCGTGGTCTCCTACCTCGACAACGTAACCCTCTACCAATACACCAGCGGCACAGGCGACGCGGCCTCCACCACGCCCATCAGCCTCAGCGACTTCCTCATGGCCCTGGTGATCGCCGCCGTGACCGTCGCCCTCGCGCGCAACCTGCCCGGCCTGCTCGAAGTCCTGGTGCTGCAACGCCTGACCCTGGCCCAGGGCAGCGCCTACGCCATCACCACCCTGCTCTCCTACACCATCAGCGGCGTCGGCATCGTCAGCGCGCTGTCCACCCTCGGGGTGAGCTGGGACAAGCTGCAATGGCTGGTGGCCGCGCTGTCGGTCGGCCTGGGCTTTGGCCTGCAGGCGATCTTCTCCAACTTCGTCTCCGGCCTGATCATCCTCTTCGAACGCCCGGTGCGCATCGGCGACGTGGTGACCATCGGCGCGCTGTCCGGCACCGTCAGCCGCATCCGCATCCGCGCCACCACCATCACCGACTTCGACCGCAAGGAAATCATCGTTCCCAACCAGACCTTCATCACCGGGCAACTGGTGAACTGGTCGCTGAGCGATACCGTGACGCGGGTGACCATCAAGATCGGCCTGGCCTACGAAAGCGACCTGCCGCTGGCGCGCAAGATCATGCTCGACGCCGCCCACGCCAACCCGCGCATCCTGCGCGACCCGGAGCCGGTGCTGTACTTCACCACCATCAGCGCCAGCACCTTCGACTACGAACTGCGCTTCCACGTGCGCGAGCTGGGCGACCGCAACCCGGCGGTGGACGAAACCCTCACCCGCATCGCCCTGGCCTTCCGCGAGGCCGGCATCGACATGGCGTTCAACCAGGTCGACGTGTTCCTGAAGAACTTCCAGGGCCAGGAAGCCCAGGTGATCGTCGGGCAGCAGCAACCCGCCGCCACACCGGTGAAGCTGCCGGCCAAGCCCGACAGCGACAAGGCCTGAGGCTGGACGCCTTCGGACAAGTCCGAGCACAATGCTCCGACGAAGGGCCTGTTCCCGTTTCGGCGCGAGCCGCGTTGCCGCGTCAAATGGCGCCAGGCTAGGCGGGGGACGCAGGGAATGGCATTCCCTTTCCAAGTCCCGCAACGACGCATGGCGCCATTTGACGCGCAACCCGAAGGGACGGGCCCTTTTTTGCGCGGTGCTGCGTTACTCGTCGTTCATTTGGAATGACCAAACCACCCTCCTCGCGCCTAACCCCGCGCAAAAAATGGCTCCGTCGCGGTCGCGCCGAAACGGGAACAGGCCCTATTGGAGATGCGTGTGAAAAAGCTCGACGAACTGACCTTCGATAACCGCTTCGCCCGCCTGGGCGACGTGTTTTCCACCGAAGTCCTGCCCGACCCCATCGCCGATCCGCATCTGGTCGTCGCCAGTCCCTCGGCCATGGCGCTTATCGACCTCGACCCCAGCGAGGCGGACAACCCGGTCTTCGCCGAAATCTTCGCCGGCCACAAGCTCTGGTCGGAAGCGCAGCCGCGCGCCATGGTCTATTCCGGTCACCAGTTCGGCTCCTACAACCCACGCCTGGGCGACGGCCGCGGCCTGCTGCTGGGCGAAGTGGTGAACGACGCCGGCCAGCACTGGGACCTGCACCTCAAGGGCGCCGGGCAAACGCCCTACTCGCGCATGGGCGACGGCCGCGCCGTGCTGCGCTCGTCGATCCGCGAATTCCTCGCCAGCGAATACCTCCACGCCCTCGGCATCCCCAGCAGCCGCGCCCTGTGCGTCACCGGCTCCAGCACCACGGTGTGGCGCGAGACCAAGGAAACCGGCGCCATGCTGCTGCGCATGGCCCCCAGCCACGTGCGCTTCGGTCACTTCGAATACTTCTACTACACCAAGCAGGAAGAGCACCTGAACACGCTCGGCGAGTTCGTCCTGCACGAGTATTTCCCCGACTGCCTGCAGGACGAGAAACCCTACCTCGCCTTCTTCCGCGAAGTCGTCGAGCGCAACGCGCAGATGATCGCCTACTGGCAGGCCTACGGCTTCTGCCACGGCGTGATGAACACCGACAACATGTCGATCCTCGGCATCACCTTCGACTATGGCCCCTACGCCTTCCTCGACGACTTCGACGCCAACCACATCTGCAACCACTCCGACGACACCGGCCGCTACTCCTTCAGCAACCAGGTGCCCATCGCCCACTGGAACCTCGCCGCGCTCGGCCAGGCGCTGACCCACTTCGTCGAAGTCGATGACCTGCGCGCCACGCTGGACCTGTTCCTGCCGCTGTACCAGGCGCACTACCTGGACCTGATGCGTCGCCGCCTGGGCCTCATCACTACCGAGGATGGCGACCTGGAACTGGTGCAACGCCTGCTGCAAACCATGCAGAAAGGCGCGGTGGACTACTCGCTGTTCTTCCGACGCCTCGGCGATCAAGCACCGGAACAGGCGCTGGCCGTGGCGCGCGAAGACTTCGTCGACCTCGCCGGCTTCGACGCCTGGGCCGCCGACTACCGCGCCCGCGTCGAACGCGAAGGCGGCAGCCAGGACGAACGCCGTGCGCGCATGCACGCCGCCAACCCGCTCTACGTGCTGCGCAACTACCTCGCCCAGGAAGCCATCACGGCCGCCGAGCAGGGCGACTACAGCGTGGTGCGGCGCCTGCACGAAGTGCTCAGCCGGCCCTTCGAAGAGCAGCCCGATGCCGAGGTCTTCACCCGCCGTCCGCCGGACTGGGGCAGGCATCTGGAGATCAGTTGTTCCTCCTGAGCCGGTTATAAGCTCAGCCAAAAGCGATCTAGCACTGCCCCGACGACATTGCGCCCGGTCATTGACCGGGCGCGGTCGCCGCTCGCATCCTCGGGCCTTTCTGCCACAAGGATGCTCGAACAATGAAACCGGAAACCCTCGCCATTCACGCTGGCTACAGCCCCGACCCGACCACCAAGGCCGTGGCCGTGCCGATCTACCAGACCAGCTCCTACGCCTTCGACGACACCCAGCACGGCGCTGACCTGTTCGACCTGAAGGTCGCCGGCAACATCTACACGCGCATCATGAACCCCACCAACGCGGTGCTGGAGGAGCGCGTGGCCGCACTGGAAGGCGGCGTGGCAGCCCTGGCCGTGGCCTCCGGTATGGCCGCCATCACCTACGCCATCCAGACCGTCGCCGAAGCCGGCGACAACATCGTCTCGGTGGCCAAGCTCTACGGCGGCACCTACAACCTGTTCGCCCACACCCTGCCGCGCTTCGGCATCCAGACCCGCTTCGCCGCGCACGACGACATCGCCGCCCTCGAAGCGCTGATCGACGAGCGCACCAAGGCGGTATTCTGCGAGTCCATCGGCAACCCGGCCGGCAACATCGTCGACCTGCAGGCCCTGGCCGACGCCGCGCACCGCCACGGCGTGCCGCTGATCGTCGACAACACCGTCGCCACGCCGATCCTCTGCCGCCCGTTCGAACATGGCGCGGACATCGTCGTGCACTCGCTGACCAAGTACATCGGCGGCCACGGCACCAGCATCGGCGGCATCGTCGTCGACTCCGGCAAATTCCCCTGGGCGGACAACAAGGCGCGCTTCCCGCTGCTCAACACACCGGACCCGTCCTACCACGGCGTCACCTACACCGAAGCCTTCGGTCCCGCCGCCTTCATCGGCCGCTGCCGCGTCGTGCCGCTGCGCAACACCGGCGCCGCGCTCTCGCCGTTCAACGCCTTCCTCATCCTGCAAGGCCTGGAAACCCTCGCCCTGCGCATGGAGCGCCACTGCGAGAACGCGGTGAAAGTCGCGCAATACCTGCAGGACCACCCGCAAGTCAGCTGGGTGAAATACGCCGGTCTCGCCGACCACCCCGAACAGGAACTGGCGCTGCGCTACATGGGCGGCAAGCCCGCGTCGATCCTCTCGTTCGGCATCAAGGGCGGGCAGGAAGCCGGCGCGCGCTTCATCGACGCGCTGAACCTGGTCGTGCGCCTGGTCAACATCGGCGACGCCAAGTCCCTGGCCTGCCATCCGGCCTCCACCACCCACCGCCAGCTCAACGACGAGGAGCTGGAGAAGGCCGGCGTGCCGCGCGACATGGTGCGCCTGTCGATTGGCATCGAGCACATCGACGACATCCTTGCCGATCTCGCCCAGGCGCTGGAAGCTGCCAAGGCCTGATCCCTTACTAGCCGAATGAGGCGCCACACCGGCGCCTCATTCGCGCTTCAGCAAATGCCAGTAATATCTCTTTGCCATCAACTTGCAGACGAGCCCGCCTGCCTTTCCGTAAAATGCCGCGCAGCGCCGCAAGCCAGCGCGCGACACGCCAGCGAACAGGGATTTCGTCCGCCTTTCCCCTGCCCATTCCTTTCCGACCCGCCTTCCAGGCGCCGGCCGGCGGATAACTTTTTTCGCCCGTGACCATACGGTTCCGCCCGATCCTGCCGATAGGGCTGGGACGTGGTTCGCCACCCTGGCCACCAACAAGAACAATCTCCGAACGGCCTGACTTCACACAACCTTTCCTGGAGATCGTCAATGAACACCTGGATTTCCAACCTGAGCGTGAACCTCAAGTTGGCCCTGGGCTTCGGCCTCGTCCTCGCCTTCACCGCCATCCTCGCCATCGTCAGCTGGGTCGGCCTAGGCTCGCTGATCGACCGCAGCAACTGGATGAGCGATATCACCGAGCTCAACTCGCGCCTCACCAAGCTGCGCATCACCCGCCTGCAATACATGATCGCCGACGGCGCCGAGCAGGAAGCCGCCAACGTCATGTCCACCCTGGCCGACTTCAAGGCTCAACAGCAGAAGCTGCGCGCCTCCTTCGTCAGCCCCGAGAACGTGCGCATGCTCGACCAGCTCGGCGGCATCATCGCCGACTATGAAAAATCCCTGGCCGCCATGCGCGCTGGCTACCAGAGCGCCGGCATCACCCGCCGCACCCTGCAGGACAACGCCGCCCGCGCCGCCGAACTGACCGCCACCATCCAGCAGGACATCCTCAAGGCCCCCGCCGACGAAGAGCGCGCCACCCGCTTCCAGGCCATCACCGGCACCCGCGAGGAGCTGCTGCAAGCGCGCTACGACGTGCGCGACTACCTCGCCACTGCGCTCACCAGTAACGGCGACGGCGTAACCCGCGGCCTGGACGAAAGCATCGCCGGCCTGCCCAACCTGGAAAGCGTGCTCGGTGTCGCCGAAGCGCAGTACGTCCAGCAACTGGGCACCGCCCTGCGGGCCTACCGCGACGCCGTCACCACCCTGCGCGGCAACATGGCCGCCATCGTCCAGGCGCGCAAGGAAATGACCACCCAGGGCCAGGACATCGTCAAGATCAGCGAAAATCTCTACCAGTTGCAGCTCGATCGCCGCGACGCTGAAAGCGCCCGCGCCCGCACCCTGCAGACCCTCTTCACCCTGCTCGCGCTGGTCCTCGGCGCCATAGCCGCGCTGATCATCACCCGCCAGATCACCCGCCCCCTGCAGGAAACCATGGCCGTGGTCGACCGCATCGCCGCCGGCGACTTGTCGCAGACCGTCCAGGTCACCCGCCGCGACGAACTCGGCCGCCTGCAGCAAAGCATGCAGCGCATGAGCCAGAGCCTGCGCGAGCTCATCGGTGGCATCCGCGACGGCGTCACCCAGATCGCCAGCGCCGCCGAGGAACTCTCCGCCGTCACCGAGCAGACCAGCGCCGGCGCCAACACCCAGAAGGTCGAGACCGACCAGGTCGCCACCGCCATGCACGAGATGTCCGCCACCGTGCAGGAAGTCGCGCGCAATGCCGAGCAGGCCTCCCAGGCCGCCTCCGCCGCCGACCACCAGGCCCAGGATGGCGACCGCGTGGTGAACAAGGCCGTCGAGCAGATCGAGCGCCTCGCCGAGGAAGTCGAACGCTCCGCCGAAGCCATGCAGCGCCTGGAGCAGGAAAGCGAGAAGATCGGCAAGGTCATGGACGTCATCAAATCGGTGGCCGAACAGACCAACCTGCTGGCCCTCAACGCCGCCATCGAAGCCGCCCGCGCGGGCGAAGCCGGTCGCGGATTCGCCGTGGTCGCCGACGAGGTGCGCGGCCTGGC includes these proteins:
- a CDS encoding bifunctional O-acetylhomoserine aminocarboxypropyltransferase/cysteine synthase, coding for MKPETLAIHAGYSPDPTTKAVAVPIYQTSSYAFDDTQHGADLFDLKVAGNIYTRIMNPTNAVLEERVAALEGGVAALAVASGMAAITYAIQTVAEAGDNIVSVAKLYGGTYNLFAHTLPRFGIQTRFAAHDDIAALEALIDERTKAVFCESIGNPAGNIVDLQALADAAHRHGVPLIVDNTVATPILCRPFEHGADIVVHSLTKYIGGHGTSIGGIVVDSGKFPWADNKARFPLLNTPDPSYHGVTYTEAFGPAAFIGRCRVVPLRNTGAALSPFNAFLILQGLETLALRMERHCENAVKVAQYLQDHPQVSWVKYAGLADHPEQELALRYMGGKPASILSFGIKGGQEAGARFIDALNLVVRLVNIGDAKSLACHPASTTHRQLNDEELEKAGVPRDMVRLSIGIEHIDDILADLAQALEAAKA
- a CDS encoding methyl-accepting chemotaxis protein, producing the protein MNTWISNLSVNLKLALGFGLVLAFTAILAIVSWVGLGSLIDRSNWMSDITELNSRLTKLRITRLQYMIADGAEQEAANVMSTLADFKAQQQKLRASFVSPENVRMLDQLGGIIADYEKSLAAMRAGYQSAGITRRTLQDNAARAAELTATIQQDILKAPADEERATRFQAITGTREELLQARYDVRDYLATALTSNGDGVTRGLDESIAGLPNLESVLGVAEAQYVQQLGTALRAYRDAVTTLRGNMAAIVQARKEMTTQGQDIVKISENLYQLQLDRRDAESARARTLQTLFTLLALVLGAIAALIITRQITRPLQETMAVVDRIAAGDLSQTVQVTRRDELGRLQQSMQRMSQSLRELIGGIRDGVTQIASAAEELSAVTEQTSAGANTQKVETDQVATAMHEMSATVQEVARNAEQASQAASAADHQAQDGDRVVNKAVEQIERLAEEVERSAEAMQRLEQESEKIGKVMDVIKSVAEQTNLLALNAAIEAARAGEAGRGFAVVADEVRGLAQRTQQSTEEIEALVAGLQSGTRQVSSVMLGSRELTASSVALSRQAGESLGEITRTVSNIQAMNQQIATAAEEQSAVAEEISRSVVNVRDVSEQTASANEEVAASSVELARLGGQLQTLVSHFRV